From the genome of Perca flavescens isolate YP-PL-M2 chromosome 1, PFLA_1.0, whole genome shotgun sequence, one region includes:
- the lpcat2 gene encoding lysophosphatidylcholine acyltransferase 2, whose product MPPQRVFALPRQQSLLLPAVINPFVQDTKLTSATIIKCVLLGIFLVPIRAILMSLVLMVTWPVAVIITLNHPLKGAVEPMTGWRRFMCRRVMAALGRAYYFSMGFRVVVKGKQVDSSEAPILAVAPHSTFFDGIVCIVAGLPSTVSRVENLAAPIFGRLVRCLQPVLVSRKDPDSRKNTIQEIESRAKSGGHWPQVLIFPEGTCTNRSCLITFKQGAFIPGVPVQPVIMRYPNKLDTVSWTWQGFSTKTLLLLTLSQLYTTVEIEFLPTHNPTEEEKKSPHLYASRVRETMAQALGVPVTDHTYEDCRLMISAGELTLPMEAGLVEFTKISRKLNLKWDNVKKELDGFAAMASSCKGGRITIEEFAAFLKLPVNPALEELFALFDRNGDGTIDFREYVIGVTILCRPANTEDVLRMAFQLFDTDEDEKITREEFTALLRSALCVSNLNMAKLFKEIDADGSGFITFTEFQSFATAHPEYAKLFTTYLELQRYQAIQEASPGDLELAGQTSSGEKEEESTSDKKDD is encoded by the exons ATGCCGCCACAGCGAGTATTCGCCCTGCCGAGGCAACAATCTCTGCTGCTGCCTGCCGTCATCAACCCGTTTGTTCAAGACACCAAACTAACATCAGCTACCATAATTAAA TGTGTCCTCCTAGGAATATTCCTGGTCCCTATTCGCGCCATCCTTATGTCCCTGGTTCTCATGGTGACATGGCCAGTGGCTGTCATAATAACCCTCAACCATCCTCTGAAAGGAGCTGTGGAACCAATGACAGGCTGGAGACG GTTCATGTGTCGGAGAGTGATGGCTGCCTTGGGGAGGGCTTACTACTTCTCCATGGGCTTCAGAGTGGTGGTCAAGGGCAAGCAGGTGGACAGCAGTGAGGCCCCTATCTTGGCTGTGGCCCCCCACTCCACCTTTTTTGATGGGATTGTGTGCATTGTTGCAGGCCTGCCCTCCACCGTCTCCCGTGTCGAAAACCTGGCAGCACCCATCTTTGGCA GGTTAGTGCGCTGTCTTCAGCCAGTGCTGGTGTCCAGAAAGGATCCAGACTCCAGGAAGAACACCATCCAGGAGATTGAAAGCAGAGCCAAGTCAGGAGGCCACTGGCCACAG GTTCTGATATTTCCAGAGGGAACATGTACAAATCGCTCCTGTCTTATCACTTTCAAACAAG GTGCCTTTATCCCAGGGGTTCCTGTGCAGCCTGTGATTATGAGATATCCCAACAAACTG GATACAGTGTCCTGGACTTGGCAGGGTTTCAGCAC GAAGACGCTGCTGCTTCTAACTTTGAGCCAGCTGTACACCACAGTAGAGATAGAG TTCCTGCCGACACATAACcccacagaggaggagaagaaaagtcCTCATCTGTATGCTAGCAGAGTGCGAGAAACTATGGCCCA GGCTTTGGGAGTTCCAGTGACAGACCACACATATGAAGACTGCCGCCTGATGATCTCAGCTGGTGAGCTAACTCTGCCCATGGAGGCCGGCCTCGTTGAGTTCACCAAAATTAGCCGTAAACTCAA TCTGAAGTGGGACAATGTGAAGAAGGAGCTAGATGGCTTCGCAGCCATGGCCAGCTCTTGTAAAGGAGGACGGATCACCATTGAGGAGTTTGCCGCATTCCTGAAGCTGCCTGTCAACCCAGCCCTCGAGGAGCTGTTTGCATTGTTTGACAGG AACGGAGATGGCACCATAGACTTCAGAGAGTACGTTATCGGCGTGACCATCTTGTGTCGACCGGCCAACACCGAAGATGTGCTCCGAATGGCTTTTCAA CTGTTTGATACAGATGAGGATGAGAAAATCACCCGAGAGGAGTTTACCGCTCTGCTGCgctcagctctgtgtgtgtccaatCTTAACATGGCCAAGCTCTTCAAGGAGATCGATGCTGACGGCTCTGGTTTCATCACCTTCA CTGAATTTCAAAGCTTTGCCACAGCCCACCCGGAGTACGCCAAGCTTTTCACCACCTACCTGGAGCTTCAGAGATACCAAGCAATCCAAGAGGCAAGTCCAGGTGATTTGGAATTGGCTGGTCAGACTAGCTCAGgggaaaaagaggaagagagcacCTCTGACAAAAAAGATGACTGA